In one Ochotona princeps isolate mOchPri1 chromosome 16, mOchPri1.hap1, whole genome shotgun sequence genomic region, the following are encoded:
- the ACTN4 gene encoding alpha-actinin-4 isoform X2, producing the protein MVDYHAANQSYQYGPSSAGNGAGGGGSMGDYMAQEDDWDRDLLLDPAWEKQQRKTFTAWCNSHLRKAGTQIENIDEDFRDGLKLMLLLEVISGERLPKPERGKMRVHKINNVNKALDFIASKGVKLVSIGAEEIVDGNAKMTLGMIWTIILRFAIQDISVEETSAKEGLLLWCQRKTAPYKNVNVQNFHISWKDGLAFNALIHRHRPELIEYDKLRKDDPVTNLNNAFEVAEKYLDIPKMLDAEDIVGTLRPDEKAIMTYVSCFYHAFSGAQKAETAANRICKVLAVNQENEHLMEDYERLASDLLEWIRRTIPWLEDRVPQKTIQEMQQKLEDFRDYRRVHKPPKVQEKCQLEINFNTLQTKLRLSNRPAFMPSEGRMVSDINNGWQHLEQAEKGYEEWLLNEIRRLERLDHLAEKFRQKASIHEAWTDGKEAMLRQRDYETATLADIRALIRKHEAFESDLAAHQDRVEQIAAIAQELNELDYYDSPNVNTRCQKICDQWDALGSLTHSRREALEKTEKQLETIDQLHLEYAKRAAPFNNWMESAMEDLQDMFIVHTIEEIEGLISAHDQFKSTLPDADREREAILAIHKEAQRIAESNHIKLSGSNPYTTVTPQIINSKWEKVQQLVPKRDHALLEEQSKQQSNEHLRRQFASQANLVGPWIQTKMEEIGRISIEMNGTLEDQLSHLKQYERSIVDYKPNLDLLEQQHQLIQEALIFDNKHTNYTMEHIRVGWEQLLTTIARTINEVENQILTRDAKGISQEQMQEFRASFNHFDKDHGGALGPEEFKACLISLGYDVENDRQGDAEFNRIMSVVDPNHSGLVTFQAFIDFMSRETTDTDTADQVIASFKVLAGDKNFITAEELRRELPPDQAEYCIARMAPYQGPDAVPGALDYKSFSTALYGESDL; encoded by the exons aCCTTCACAGCCTGGTGCAATTCCCACCTGCGGAAGGCCGGCACACAGATCGAGAACATTGACGAGGACTTCCGAGATGGCCTCAAGCTCATGCTCCTGCTCGAGGTTATTTCAG GGGAGCGGCTCCCGAAGCCGGAGCGGGGCAAGATGAGAGTTCACAAGATCAACAACGTGAACAAAGCGCTGGACTTCATCGCCAGCAAAGGCGTCAAGCTGGTCTCCATCGGGGCAGAAG AGATCGTAGATGGCAACGCGAAGATGACGCTGGGCATGATCTGGACCATCATCTTGCGGTTTGCTATCCAGGACATCTCTGTGGAAG AGACCTCTGCCAAGGAGGGGCTCCTGCTGTGGTGCCAGAGGAAGACAGCTCCATACAAGAATGTCAACGTGCAGAACTTCCACATcag CTGGAAGGACGGCCTTGCCTTCAATGCCCTGATCCACCGGCACAGGCCCGAGCTAATCGAGTATGACAAGCTGAGAAAG GATGACCCGGTCACCAACCTGAACAATGCCTTTGAGGTGGCCGAGAAGTACCTCGACATCCCCAAGATGTTGGACGCAGAAG ATATTGTGGGCACTCTGAGGCCAGATGAGAAGGCCATCATGACTTACGTGTCCTGCTTCTACCACGCTTTCTCGGGGGCTCAGAAG GCCGAGACTGCCGCCAACCGGATCTGTAAGGTGCTGGCCGTGAACCAAGAGAATGAGCATCTGATGGAGGATTATGAGCGACTAGCCAGCGAC CTGCTGGAGTGGATCCGGCGCACCATCCCCTGGCTGGAGGACCGCGTGCCGCAGAAGACCATCCAGGAGATGCAGCAGAAGTTGGAGGACTTCCGCGACTACCGGCGTGTGCACAAGCCACCCAAGGTGCAGGAGAAGTGCCAGCTGGAGATCAACTTCAACACGCTGCAGACCAAGCTGCGCCTCAGCAACCGGCCCGCCTTCATGCCCTCTGAGGGCAGGATGGTCTCG GACATCAACAATGGCTGGCAGCACCTAGAGCAGGCCGAGAAGGGCTATGAGGAATGGCTGCTGAACGAGATCCGCAGGCTGGAGCGGCTGGACCACCTGGCTGAGAAGTTCCGGCAGAAGGCCTCCATCCACGAGGCCTGGACTGACG GGAAGGAGGCCATGTTGAGGCAGCGGGACTACGAGACGGCCACCTTGGCAGACATCCGGGCCCTCATCCGCAAGCACGAGGCCTTCGAGAGTGATCTGGCCGCACACCAGGACCGCGTGGAGCAGATCGCGGCCATTGCCCAGGAGCTCAA CGAGCTGGATTACTACGACTCCCCCAACGTCAACACCCGTTGTCAGAAGATCTGCGACCAGTGGGACGCCCTTGGTTCTCTGACCCACAGCCGCAGGGAAGCCCTGGAG aaaacagaaaagcagctGGAGACCATCGACCAGCTGCACCTGGAGTATGCCAAGCGGGCCGCGCCCTTCAACAACTGGATGGAGAGTGCCATGGAGGACCTGCAGGACATGTTCATCGTCCACACCATCGAGGAGATTGAG GGCCTGATCTCGGCCCACGACCAGTTCAAGTCCACCCTGCCCGACGCGGACCGGGAGCGAGAGGCCATCCTGGCCATCCACAAAGAGGCTCAGCGGATTGCTGAGAGCAACCACATCAAGCTGTCGGGCAGCAACCCCTACACCACCGTCACCCCGCAGATCATCAACTCCAAGTGGGAGAAG gtgcagcagctggtGCCCAAGCGGGACCACGCGCTGCTGGAGGAGCAGAGCAAGCAGCAGTCCAACGAGCACCTCCGCCGCCAGTTCGCCAGTCAAGCCAACCTCGTGGGGCCCTGGATCCAGACCAAGATGGAG GAGATTGGGCGCATCTCCATCGAGATGAACGGGACCCTGGAGGACCAGCTGAGCCACCTGAAGCAGTACGAGCGCAGCATCGTGGACTACAAACCCAACCTGGACCTGctggagcagcagcaccagctcATCCAGGAGGCCCTCATCTTCGACAACAAGCACACCAACTACACCATGGAG CACATCCGCGTGGGCTGGGAGCAGCTGCTCACCACCATCGCCCGCACCATCAACGAGGTCGAGAACCAGATCCTGACGCGCGACGCCAAGGGCATCAGCCAGGAGCAGATGCAGGAGTTCCGGGCCTCCTTCAACCACTTTGACAAG GACCACGGTGGGGCGCTGGGGCCCGAGGAGTTCAAGGCCTGCCTTATCAGCCTGGGCTACGACGTGGAGAATGATCGGCAG GGTGATGCTGAGTTCAACCGCATCATGAGCGTGGTTGACCCCAACCACAGTGGTCTCGTGACCTTCCAAGCCTTTATCGACTTCATGTCGCGGGAGACCACGGACACAGATACAGCCGACCAGGTCATCGCCTCCTTCAAGGTCCTGGCAGGAGACAAG AACTTCATCACAGCGGAGGAGCTGCGGCGAGAGCTGCCCCCTGACCAGGCTGAGTACTGCATCGCCCGCATGGCACCCTACCAGGGCCCAGACGCGGTGCCTGGCGCCCTGGACTACAAGTCTTTTTCCACAGCCCTGTATGGCGAGAGCGACCTGTGA